The proteins below are encoded in one region of Sporosarcina sp. FSL K6-1508:
- a CDS encoding ABC transporter permease — translation MVIKQAENALFTPVDPSKKVIDDIQRPSLSIWKDTFLSIVKNKLALLGFFLLAIIVFLALFGPSMVPYSPSEQSLTKTNMPPSADHWFGTDNLGRDMWARSWYGARVSLIIGIVAALIDLILGVIVGGVSGYMAGRGKKGDRIDGILMRIVEVLYGIPYLLIVILLMVIMEPGITAIIIALSVTGWVGMARIIRGQILQLKSQEYVQAAEKLGTSHTKIISRHLLPNTMGIIIVNLTFTIPTAIFAESFLSFLGLGVQAPFASWGTMANDALGVILSGHWWRLFFPGFLISLTMFAFNVFGDGIQDALDPRDRK, via the coding sequence GTGGTAATTAAACAAGCTGAAAATGCCTTATTTACTCCTGTAGATCCTAGTAAAAAGGTAATTGATGATATTCAACGTCCTAGTTTAAGTATATGGAAGGATACATTTCTAAGTATCGTGAAAAACAAGTTAGCATTATTAGGATTCTTTTTATTGGCAATTATTGTATTCCTAGCTTTATTTGGACCGTCAATGGTGCCGTATTCTCCTTCTGAGCAAAGTCTTACAAAAACGAACATGCCTCCTTCAGCGGATCATTGGTTCGGAACGGATAATTTAGGCAGGGATATGTGGGCAAGGTCTTGGTATGGAGCTAGGGTTTCCCTAATAATCGGTATTGTAGCAGCCCTTATCGATCTGATATTAGGAGTAATTGTCGGTGGCGTTTCCGGGTATATGGCTGGTCGCGGAAAGAAAGGCGATCGCATTGACGGTATATTGATGAGAATTGTTGAAGTGCTTTACGGAATTCCATATTTATTAATCGTTATTTTATTAATGGTTATCATGGAGCCAGGAATAACAGCTATTATTATTGCCCTGTCCGTTACGGGATGGGTCGGTATGGCCCGAATAATTAGGGGACAAATCCTCCAATTGAAATCGCAGGAATATGTCCAAGCTGCGGAAAAATTGGGTACATCTCACACGAAAATTATTTCGAGACATCTATTGCCAAATACGATGGGGATTATTATTGTCAATTTAACATTTACTATTCCGACAGCAATTTTTGCAGAATCATTTTTAAGCTTCTTAGGATTAGGAGTTCAAGCGCCGTTTGCGAGTTGGGGGACGATGGCGAATGACGCGCTAGGTGTTATTTTAAGTGGTCATTGGTGGAGACTCTTCTTCCCAGGTTTCCTAATTTCACTTACTATGTTTGCATTTAACGTTTTTGGAGATGGTATTCAAGATGCATTAGACCCAAGAGATAGAAAGTAG
- a CDS encoding ABC transporter permease: MYILKRFFTMILTIWVIATLTFVMMKFIPGDPFASDADVLPEEVLNNMRAKYNLDKPIPVQYVLYLKDLVTLDLGPSIQSRTRSVNDIILSGFPPSALLGAQALVIALVFGLFLGIIAALYHNRFIDYFAMIVAIIGISIPSFILAPLLIKFFAVEWELFPVATWGTWKHTVLPSIALASMPLAVVARFMRSSMIEVMNANYIKTADAKGLSTAGIVIKHGIRNAILPVVSFIGPLFASLITGTFVIEKIFAIPGIGRYFVDSIFNRDYPVIMGTTIFFSVILVVTLFLIDISYRLIDPRISLTSKEG, from the coding sequence ATGTATATATTGAAGCGGTTTTTCACAATGATTTTAACGATATGGGTTATTGCAACTTTAACATTCGTGATGATGAAGTTTATTCCGGGTGATCCATTTGCTTCTGATGCTGACGTATTGCCAGAGGAAGTTTTAAATAACATGAGGGCAAAATATAATCTGGATAAACCAATCCCGGTACAGTATGTGCTATACCTAAAGGATTTAGTTACGCTGGATTTAGGCCCATCTATACAATCCCGAACAAGATCGGTAAATGACATCATTTTATCTGGGTTTCCCCCTTCAGCATTACTAGGAGCTCAGGCACTCGTCATCGCACTTGTTTTTGGGCTATTCCTCGGAATAATTGCAGCACTCTATCATAATCGGTTCATCGATTATTTTGCGATGATCGTAGCAATTATTGGAATATCAATCCCAAGTTTTATTTTAGCTCCGTTGTTGATAAAGTTCTTTGCTGTAGAGTGGGAGCTATTTCCAGTTGCGACTTGGGGAACTTGGAAACATACAGTGCTACCATCAATCGCATTAGCTTCCATGCCCCTTGCGGTCGTTGCCCGATTTATGAGGTCGAGTATGATTGAAGTTATGAATGCGAATTATATTAAAACTGCAGATGCAAAAGGGTTAAGTACAGCCGGAATCGTTATCAAACACGGCATTCGTAATGCAATTCTGCCAGTTGTATCTTTTATAGGTCCCTTATTCGCATCGCTGATTACTGGAACGTTTGTAATTGAAAAGATTTTTGCTATCCCTGGCATTGGCCGCTATTTCGTAGATAGTATATTTAATCGGGATTATCCGGTCATCATGGGAACAACGATTTTCTTCAGTGTTATTTTGGTAGTTACACTTTTCCTGATAGATATCTCATACAGACTTATTGACCCTAGAATTAGTCTTACAAGTAAGGAGGGATAA
- a CDS encoding Lrp/AsnC family transcriptional regulator, with the protein MKIYTESWWIVKSSIDDLDKNIIKLLSKDGRMSFRDLSKLLEVTEKTIRMRYMNLIDSGILEIVGKINPITIGLKEGAIIQLKIKANGLYKVIADLKEIQHIRYITVTTGDYPLLIQVAAANQEQITELILSLYEHSEVTELNTMIQLEVSKSSYQVN; encoded by the coding sequence TTGAAAATTTATACAGAAAGTTGGTGGATAGTGAAAAGTAGTATAGATGATTTAGATAAAAATATCATTAAGTTATTGTCAAAAGATGGACGCATGTCATTTAGAGATTTGTCGAAACTCCTTGAGGTAACAGAAAAAACAATCAGAATGAGATATATGAATTTAATTGATAGCGGTATATTGGAAATTGTAGGTAAAATAAACCCCATCACAATTGGGTTAAAGGAAGGGGCTATTATTCAACTTAAAATTAAAGCAAACGGCTTATATAAAGTAATTGCAGACTTAAAAGAGATCCAGCATATCAGATATATCACAGTTACTACGGGAGATTATCCTCTTCTAATTCAAGTTGCAGCGGCAAATCAGGAGCAGATAACGGAGTTGATTCTTTCGTTATATGAACATAGTGAAGTTACTGAACTTAACACTATGATTCAATTAGAAGTATCAAAAAGTTCATATCAAGTAAACTGA
- a CDS encoding amidohydrolase — MLIIKNAKIVTVSSKTIEEGMMLIKNGKFISIGKVLEIPLGAEVIDARGNIVTPGLIDVHTHLGVNEEGGGRDGHDFNELSSEVTPEVRALDGILPSDKGFEDARNSGVTTVQIMPGSANIIGGEMVVLKTIGNVVDQMVIRNPSGLKAATGENPKKFHGEKGRAGSTRMGVAGRLREKLIEGLNYINKSESDTFERNLGLENIAKVLRKEIPLRVHAHRADDIATALRIKREFNIDMTIEHCTEGHKISSFIAEHDVMVSVGPTMSTRSKQELKDKGWNTLVELVNEGVQISITTDHPVVSIEHLRTSAILAVKNGLSEQIALEAITLNSAKHIGVGDRVGSIEEGKDADFVIWNGDPFDLRTSVHSTFINGKCVFSS; from the coding sequence ATGTTAATTATAAAAAATGCTAAAATAGTCACTGTTTCATCTAAAACGATTGAAGAGGGCATGATGTTGATAAAAAACGGAAAATTTATATCCATTGGAAAAGTTTTGGAGATTCCTTTAGGAGCGGAAGTCATTGATGCACGAGGAAATATAGTGACCCCCGGTTTAATCGATGTACATACTCATTTAGGCGTAAATGAAGAAGGTGGAGGTCGCGATGGACACGATTTTAATGAGTTAAGTTCAGAAGTTACGCCAGAAGTGAGGGCTTTGGATGGAATACTTCCAAGTGATAAAGGATTTGAAGATGCAAGGAATTCGGGTGTCACTACCGTACAAATTATGCCAGGAAGCGCCAATATTATTGGCGGAGAAATGGTGGTATTAAAAACCATAGGCAATGTGGTCGATCAAATGGTTATTAGAAATCCATCCGGTTTAAAAGCAGCGACGGGTGAAAATCCGAAAAAATTCCATGGTGAAAAAGGGAGAGCCGGTTCCACCAGAATGGGAGTTGCGGGTCGCCTAAGAGAAAAACTAATTGAAGGCCTCAACTATATAAATAAATCTGAAAGTGATACTTTTGAAAGAAATCTTGGATTAGAAAATATAGCAAAAGTTTTGAGGAAAGAAATACCTTTAAGAGTCCATGCCCATCGTGCCGACGATATTGCAACAGCCCTACGAATTAAAAGAGAATTTAACATCGACATGACAATAGAACATTGTACAGAAGGACATAAAATTTCAAGTTTCATCGCGGAACACGATGTAATGGTTTCCGTAGGTCCAACAATGTCTACAAGGTCAAAACAAGAACTTAAAGATAAAGGTTGGAATACTTTAGTAGAACTTGTTAACGAAGGTGTCCAAATTTCAATAACTACAGACCATCCAGTAGTTAGTATTGAACATTTAAGAACGAGCGCAATTCTAGCTGTAAAGAACGGACTTTCAGAACAGATAGCACTCGAAGCGATTACGTTGAACTCTGCTAAACACATTGGAGTTGGTGATCGTGTAGGTTCAATCGAAGAAGGTAAAGATGCAGACTTCGTTATTTGGAACGGAGATCCCTTTGACTTGAGAACAAGTGTCCACTCAACATTTATAAATGGTAAATGCGTATTTTCCTCCTAA
- a CDS encoding alpha/beta fold hydrolase — protein sequence MFAQVNGIKLFFDVEGAGFVPEGPIMREKPVCLVLHGGPGGDHTVFKPALSPLTEVMQLIYIDNRGSGRSERGSQSTYTLKNNVEDIEELRKYLGLDEIVLLGQSYGGMVALEYAKKYQENVKSLLLVVTAPSSTFTDKAKEIVNQKGTPKQKEMAQVLWDGAFTSSEQQEQYYEIMAPLYSYSHKESVEENLSRENASKRSNRSYEALNEGFGGFLRDYNVVDFLPSINVPTLIIAGRHDWITPVEGSIFMNEQIPNSQLVIFEESSHGVMKDEHEKFIETVKDYVKNHIN from the coding sequence ATGTTCGCACAAGTTAATGGAATTAAGCTGTTTTTTGATGTAGAAGGAGCTGGGTTTGTACCTGAAGGGCCAATAATGAGGGAAAAACCGGTTTGTTTAGTATTGCATGGAGGTCCGGGGGGAGATCATACAGTCTTTAAACCAGCATTGAGTCCTCTGACGGAAGTAATGCAACTCATTTATATCGATAATCGGGGAAGCGGTAGATCTGAAAGGGGCTCACAATCTACATATACATTGAAAAATAATGTCGAAGATATAGAGGAACTAAGAAAATACTTAGGGTTAGATGAAATTGTTCTATTGGGCCAATCCTATGGGGGAATGGTTGCTTTGGAATACGCTAAAAAATATCAAGAAAACGTAAAGTCATTATTGCTTGTTGTAACGGCACCGAGTAGTACCTTTACTGACAAGGCAAAAGAAATTGTGAATCAAAAAGGGACGCCTAAACAAAAAGAAATGGCACAAGTACTATGGGATGGTGCATTTACATCTAGCGAGCAACAAGAACAGTATTATGAAATTATGGCTCCCTTATATTCATATAGCCATAAAGAGTCGGTCGAGGAAAACTTATCAAGAGAAAATGCAAGTAAGAGATCTAATCGCTCATATGAAGCATTAAATGAAGGATTTGGTGGTTTTTTAAGAGACTATAATGTAGTCGACTTTTTACCATCTATAAACGTACCCACATTAATTATTGCCGGAAGACATGATTGGATTACACCAGTTGAGGGTTCTATCTTTATGAATGAACAGATACCAAACAGTCAATTGGTTATTTTTGAGGAAAGCAGTCATGGAGTAATGAAAGATGAGCATGAGAAATTTATAGAAACGGTTAAAGATTATGTGAAGAACCATATTAATTAA
- a CDS encoding YjiH family protein encodes MQRAPQMWKFFVYSIIGAFMFFIPVTMAGKNSIMLDHIVTFIQTYATPALPYYALLVIAAGAVYPFISGKWKKSNVDTIFSLFNIMGLIVGIMLVFQFGPAWLFDPNMGPFLFNKLVIPVGLLVPIGAGFLALLVGYGLLEFVGVLAKPIMRPIWKSPGRSSIDAVASFVGSYSLGLLITNRIYKEGKYSAREAAIIATGFSTVSATFMVIVAKTLGLMEMWNTYFWVTLVVTFAVTAITVRIWPLSKIKDEYYEGTTPQPEAEITGSRLKAAWSEARATVADSPGLLENIRVNVKDGLIMAMAILPSILSIGLLGLVLAEFTPIFDWIGYIFYPFTLALQLPEPMLIAKASALGIAEMFLPALLVTESVLIVKFVVAVVSVSGIIFFSAFIPCVVSTEIPISIPQLVTLWVIRVILTLIIVTPIAYLLL; translated from the coding sequence ATGCAAAGAGCCCCTCAAATGTGGAAGTTCTTTGTATATAGTATTATTGGCGCCTTCATGTTTTTTATTCCTGTTACTATGGCAGGGAAAAACTCCATTATGCTAGATCATATCGTCACGTTTATTCAAACATATGCTACACCGGCTTTACCATATTATGCACTGCTCGTAATTGCAGCGGGTGCTGTCTACCCATTTATATCGGGGAAATGGAAGAAATCAAATGTTGATACCATTTTTTCGCTGTTCAATATTATGGGGCTAATCGTCGGGATAATGCTTGTTTTTCAGTTTGGTCCGGCATGGTTATTTGATCCGAATATGGGCCCTTTTCTATTCAATAAACTTGTCATTCCCGTTGGTCTACTTGTACCCATTGGTGCAGGTTTCCTCGCCCTTTTAGTTGGATACGGACTCCTTGAATTTGTCGGTGTATTGGCAAAACCGATTATGCGTCCCATCTGGAAGTCACCGGGTCGTTCTTCAATTGATGCCGTAGCGTCCTTTGTCGGCAGTTATTCGTTAGGACTGTTAATCACAAACCGAATTTATAAAGAAGGGAAATATTCGGCGAGGGAAGCGGCAATCATAGCGACTGGTTTCTCAACCGTTTCGGCGACATTCATGGTCATTGTTGCTAAAACATTAGGATTGATGGAAATGTGGAACACTTATTTTTGGGTGACGCTCGTTGTAACGTTTGCAGTAACAGCGATCACCGTGAGAATTTGGCCATTATCCAAAATCAAAGATGAATATTATGAGGGGACAACTCCGCAACCGGAAGCTGAAATTACAGGAAGTCGTTTGAAGGCAGCGTGGAGTGAAGCGAGGGCGACAGTAGCTGATTCGCCAGGTTTACTCGAGAATATCCGAGTGAATGTAAAAGACGGCCTGATCATGGCGATGGCTATTCTTCCGTCCATTTTATCGATTGGCTTACTGGGATTAGTATTGGCCGAATTTACACCTATATTTGATTGGATTGGATATATCTTTTATCCATTCACATTAGCCTTACAGCTACCGGAACCGATGCTCATTGCAAAGGCAAGTGCACTTGGCATTGCGGAAATGTTCTTGCCGGCATTATTAGTGACGGAATCTGTACTCATTGTGAAGTTTGTTGTCGCGGTTGTCTCTGTCTCGGGCATAATCTTTTTCTCGGCATTTATCCCTTGTGTTGTATCGACGGAAATTCCGATTTCAATTCCTCAGCTCGTCACACTTTGGGTTATACGAGTGATTTTAACACTTATTATTGTAACTCCAATTGCTTATTTACTACTTTAG
- the hutI gene encoding imidazolonepropionase, producing MTKPLWIKHAAQLATLLSAKKGPRSKEAMSDLGILEDGSLWIEDGIIQAVGTTTDLEKRYADRLHEAEIADATGHLVTPGLVDPHTHVAYGGSREREFEMRLEGSTYMDIMNAGGGIHATTRMTRGASEEQLIEQTTRRLDLFLEHGVTTVEGKSGYGMDLDTELKQLRVMKTLQETHAIDIVPTFMGAHAVPVEYKGREDEFVDLIINEMLPVIAKEKLAVFNDVFCEKGVYTPAQSERVLEAGKRLGLIPKIHADEIESYGGAELAAKVGAISAEHLLKASDEGIRAMAEAGTIACLLPATALYLREQAADGRKMIDEGVAVAISTDCNPGSSPTTSMPLVMNLACISMRLTPAEALTAATYNAACAIKCEDKVGSLEVGKQADIVLWDAKNYQEIQYFFGVNHVKSVWKKGVQVVGVSSQDKPDC from the coding sequence ATGACAAAACCTCTCTGGATTAAACATGCAGCTCAGCTGGCGACGCTCCTTTCCGCCAAGAAAGGACCTCGCTCCAAAGAAGCGATGTCCGATCTCGGCATACTGGAAGACGGCAGTTTATGGATAGAAGATGGCATTATTCAAGCAGTTGGAACAACAACAGATCTGGAAAAACGTTATGCAGACCGTTTACATGAGGCGGAAATTGCAGATGCTACGGGCCATCTAGTTACCCCTGGGTTAGTCGATCCCCATACGCATGTTGCTTACGGAGGCAGTCGTGAACGTGAATTTGAAATGCGTTTAGAAGGTTCGACATACATGGATATTATGAATGCGGGCGGCGGCATTCATGCGACAACGAGGATGACACGTGGGGCATCGGAAGAGCAATTGATCGAACAAACGACACGACGACTCGATTTATTCCTTGAACACGGTGTTACGACAGTCGAAGGGAAAAGCGGTTATGGAATGGATTTGGACACGGAGTTAAAGCAACTCCGTGTGATGAAGACATTGCAGGAAACACATGCAATCGATATCGTGCCGACCTTTATGGGGGCGCATGCTGTTCCGGTTGAATACAAAGGGCGGGAAGACGAATTTGTCGATTTAATAATTAATGAAATGTTGCCTGTGATTGCCAAAGAAAAGCTTGCGGTATTTAACGATGTGTTCTGTGAAAAAGGCGTTTATACACCTGCACAATCAGAACGCGTATTGGAAGCAGGTAAACGATTGGGGCTTATTCCGAAAATCCATGCCGATGAAATTGAATCATACGGCGGGGCAGAGCTTGCAGCAAAGGTCGGTGCTATTTCGGCGGAACATTTACTGAAAGCTTCCGATGAAGGAATCCGGGCAATGGCGGAAGCAGGTACGATTGCTTGCCTGCTACCTGCAACCGCGCTGTATTTGCGTGAACAAGCAGCAGATGGACGTAAAATGATTGATGAAGGCGTTGCTGTCGCCATTTCTACGGACTGCAATCCCGGTTCATCACCAACAACGTCCATGCCACTTGTCATGAACTTAGCTTGTATTTCTATGCGACTGACGCCTGCTGAGGCATTGACAGCCGCTACGTATAACGCAGCCTGTGCCATTAAGTGTGAAGACAAAGTGGGTTCGCTTGAAGTGGGGAAACAGGCGGATATCGTCTTATGGGATGCGAAAAACTATCAAGAAATCCAGTACTTCTTTGGTGTTAATCATGTAAAGTCCGTGTGGAAAAAAGGCGTGCAGGTGGTAGGGGTTTCCAGTCAAGATAAACCGGACTGTTGA
- the hutU gene encoding urocanate hydratase, translating to MKAIAEEKVVRYRGTELNTKGWAQEAALRMLMNNLDPEVAEHPDKLVVYGGIGKAARNWESFDAIVKSLKELENDETLLVQSGKPVAVFKSHSDAPRVLIANSNIVPAYANWETFHELDKKGLMMYGQMTAGSWIYIGSQGIVQGTYETFVELAKKHFNGSLQGTITVTAGLGGMGGAQPLAVTMAGGVCIGIEMDETRIDRRIETRYTDVKTDSLDEAIRLAEEAKKEGKALSIGLLGNASEILPEMIARNFTPDVLTDQTSAHDPLNGYIPTNMSLEEAEVLRTNDPEAYVKLSKTSMAVHVQAMLDLMDKGAITFDYGNNIRQVAKDEGVENAFDFPGFVPAYIRPQFCEGKGPFRWVALSGDPEDIYKLDEAILREFSYNEHLCNWIRMAQDKIEFQGLPARICWFGYGERARFGKIINDMVASGELSAPIVIGRDHLDSGSVASPNRETEAMKDGSDVVADWPILNAMINAVGGATWVSLHHGGGVGMGYSIHSGMVIVADGTKEAEIRLERVLTTDPGMGIARHADAGYEIAERTAREKGVNIPMLAKGNDQQ from the coding sequence ATGAAAGCGATTGCAGAAGAAAAAGTAGTTCGTTATAGAGGGACAGAATTGAATACAAAGGGGTGGGCACAAGAAGCGGCACTTCGTATGTTAATGAATAACTTGGATCCAGAAGTGGCTGAGCACCCTGATAAACTAGTGGTCTATGGGGGTATCGGGAAAGCCGCTCGGAACTGGGAGAGCTTTGATGCGATTGTTAAATCACTTAAAGAATTGGAAAATGATGAAACGCTACTTGTTCAATCGGGTAAACCGGTTGCGGTTTTTAAATCGCATTCAGATGCACCGCGTGTTCTTATAGCAAACTCAAATATTGTTCCGGCGTATGCAAATTGGGAGACATTCCATGAACTCGATAAAAAAGGGTTAATGATGTATGGACAAATGACAGCGGGAAGTTGGATTTATATTGGATCACAAGGGATTGTACAAGGTACATATGAAACATTTGTAGAACTTGCCAAGAAGCATTTCAATGGTAGTTTACAAGGTACGATTACTGTAACCGCGGGGCTTGGCGGCATGGGGGGCGCACAACCGCTTGCAGTGACGATGGCGGGTGGTGTTTGTATCGGCATTGAAATGGATGAGACGCGCATTGATCGTCGGATTGAAACACGCTATACAGATGTGAAAACGGATTCATTGGATGAAGCTATCCGTCTGGCCGAAGAAGCTAAAAAAGAAGGAAAAGCATTATCAATCGGCTTACTTGGCAACGCTTCTGAAATTTTACCTGAAATGATTGCGCGCAATTTCACGCCCGATGTGCTAACAGATCAAACGTCCGCACATGATCCATTGAACGGTTACATACCTACAAACATGTCGTTAGAAGAGGCTGAGGTCCTTCGTACGAATGATCCGGAAGCATATGTGAAACTGTCAAAAACGTCAATGGCTGTACATGTTCAGGCGATGCTTGACTTGATGGACAAAGGTGCAATCACATTTGACTATGGCAATAACATCCGACAAGTCGCGAAAGATGAAGGCGTGGAAAATGCATTCGACTTCCCAGGTTTTGTGCCTGCTTATATCCGTCCGCAATTTTGCGAAGGGAAAGGTCCCTTCCGCTGGGTTGCATTATCAGGTGATCCGGAAGATATTTATAAATTAGATGAAGCGATTTTACGTGAGTTCAGCTATAACGAACACCTTTGCAATTGGATTCGTATGGCACAGGACAAAATCGAATTCCAGGGGCTACCAGCTCGCATTTGCTGGTTCGGTTACGGGGAGCGCGCGCGCTTTGGGAAAATCATTAATGATATGGTGGCAAGCGGTGAATTAAGTGCACCGATCGTTATCGGTCGTGACCATTTGGATTCAGGATCTGTTGCATCTCCGAACCGTGAAACAGAAGCGATGAAAGACGGATCAGATGTTGTGGCGGATTGGCCGATTTTAAATGCCATGATCAATGCAGTTGGTGGAGCAACATGGGTTTCATTACACCACGGTGGTGGTGTCGGCATGGGCTATTCAATTCACTCCGGAATGGTCATTGTGGCAGATGGAACGAAAGAAGCGGAAATTCGACTTGAGCGTGTGTTGACGACAGATCCAGGTATGGGCATTGCACGCCATGCGGATGCGGGCTATGAAATTGCTGAACGAACGGCTCGTGAAAAAGGAGTTAACATTCCAATGCTTGCTAAAGGAAATGATCAACAATGA
- a CDS encoding amidase, whose amino-acid sequence MSKDLISLSIEELAPLIEKKEVSPVELTDAVLNQADALNDKNNAYITITHESAKESAKKAESEIANGNYRGKLHGIPMGIKDNIYFKDEVTTMASKIHSDFVSDYDATVIENLRESGVIFTGKLNMHEYAWGITNNNPHFGPARNPWDLDKIPGGSSGGSGVAIASNMSIGTLGTDTAGSIRIPSSACGIVGLKPTHGLVSKYGCWPLAWSLDHIGPMTKTVTDAAAMLEVLAGYDSKDPTSVNVPTMKYTEKLTGDVKDLVIGVNEDYFFKDVDSNVEKLVREGIQALVDQGAKVEVVSIPSLKYAEYAELITSLSEASTIHHKNLQKRPNDFGEDIRYLFELGEIPSAVDYLQAQQIRRMIKLDFQKAFEKVDVLISPTLPLIVPNIGDDTVAINGNHVDLIENIIRFTGPGNLTGLPALTIPCGLVGGMPAGMQIMGPAFREDLVLNVAYAFEKTNPLKGARPQSLVAATSK is encoded by the coding sequence TTGAGTAAAGATCTCATCTCTCTTTCAATAGAAGAATTGGCACCACTTATTGAGAAAAAAGAAGTTTCTCCGGTCGAACTGACAGACGCAGTATTGAATCAGGCCGATGCGCTAAATGACAAGAACAATGCATATATCACCATTACACACGAAAGTGCGAAAGAGTCTGCTAAAAAAGCAGAGAGCGAGATTGCTAACGGAAATTACCGCGGCAAGCTTCACGGGATTCCGATGGGGATTAAAGATAATATTTACTTCAAAGATGAAGTGACGACGATGGCATCGAAAATCCACAGTGATTTCGTTTCGGATTACGATGCGACTGTCATCGAAAACCTTAGAGAGTCCGGTGTCATTTTTACCGGTAAGCTTAATATGCACGAATATGCTTGGGGCATCACCAATAATAATCCCCACTTCGGTCCGGCGCGTAATCCATGGGATTTGGATAAGATTCCAGGGGGATCGAGCGGAGGCTCGGGAGTGGCAATCGCTTCCAATATGAGTATTGGGACGTTAGGGACAGATACTGCCGGTTCAATTCGAATTCCATCATCGGCTTGTGGTATTGTCGGACTGAAGCCGACTCATGGATTGGTGAGTAAATATGGATGTTGGCCGCTTGCCTGGTCTTTGGATCATATTGGTCCGATGACGAAGACTGTGACAGATGCGGCGGCAATGCTCGAAGTGCTCGCGGGGTATGATAGCAAAGATCCGACTTCCGTAAATGTCCCGACAATGAAATACACAGAAAAGTTAACGGGGGATGTCAAGGATTTGGTTATCGGTGTCAATGAGGATTATTTCTTCAAGGATGTCGATTCGAATGTGGAGAAATTGGTGCGTGAAGGCATCCAGGCATTGGTCGACCAAGGGGCCAAAGTGGAGGTCGTATCCATTCCTTCATTGAAATATGCTGAGTATGCGGAATTGATCACTTCGTTATCTGAAGCAAGTACGATCCATCATAAGAACTTGCAAAAACGCCCGAATGACTTTGGAGAGGATATCAGGTATCTATTTGAACTTGGTGAAATCCCTTCGGCAGTTGACTATTTACAAGCCCAACAAATCAGAAGGATGATTAAACTCGACTTCCAAAAAGCGTTTGAAAAAGTGGATGTGCTTATCTCACCGACATTGCCATTGATCGTACCGAATATTGGCGATGACACAGTTGCGATTAACGGTAATCATGTTGATCTGATTGAAAATATTATTAGATTCACAGGTCCCGGCAACTTGACGGGCCTTCCAGCACTAACAATTCCTTGTGGATTGGTTGGAGGAATGCCAGCTGGGATGCAAATTATGGGACCAGCATTCAGGGAGGATCTCGTCTTGAATGTCGCCTATGCATTTGAGAAGACGAATCCATTAAAAGGTGCCCGTCCTCAATCGCTGGTAGCGGCAACTAGTAAGTAA